The genomic stretch TTTGTGCCAATTGCTCCGGTAAATGCATGTTTTTTTGCCTATTGTATTTTGTTCCTTTCAAATGAAATGATGACTGAAATTTTGAGGATTTTCTTTGTAGGACTTTATTTTCAATTGTGGAGGTTTGTCTGTGGCCTTTATTTTTGTGACAAACTGGGACTGTAACAATGTGGCTCCAATCTTCAACAGGTTAATATGTTATTGTTTTGAAGTCATTGCTAATGCTTTGAGTGATGTTTAAGTAGAATTTATACCTTGCAAAGAGTTTAGGCTTGATTTGAATTTTCTGGTGCAGAGTTCAGCAACTGAAGGCTCAGTTTTCACGTTTTTACGTTGTTATCACACTCCCAGGAAAAGAGGAAATTGATTCATTTATTGATTCATATTTCAAGTAAGTTATGTTACTTCTGTTCTGATTGATTAATGTTAGCTGTTTATGGCATGAATGATGAAAGAACATGGATCTTGGTTATGAATGTATGAAGATTTGGGATGGTGATTGGCAAGCCTACATTTATACCAGTTAAGGACTTGGAGATGGGGTTTGAAAAGATGGTAAAAATTGCCCATTCTTCTGGAGGTAGAACCTGAAACTTGTATTTAGTTTTAATGTGTAGttccaatttattatttttattcttcaaCTAATTGCAGTATACAAGCAGGAGGGAATTGAAGAAAAATTTAAAGCTGAGGTCATTTCATTGATTTTACATTAAAATTTCATATTATGTAGCTGCAAGGACTCACATAAGTGAAACTAGCATATTGATGTATGAAATTTGTTATGGTTTTGAAGAGGAAGAAGTTGGTGCAAGGAATGAACTTTTACCTTAAAGTTGTTACATCAATCCCAGGCATTGACGATCACGATGCAAATGCGGTACATCTCTCTACTACAAGGAAACTCTTTAGTTATTCTGATATAGATTGAGTTATTTTGTTATTCTGATGGTTCAATTCAGCTGAGTCAAGCTATTGGTTCTGTCCAAGCAATTGCCAAGGCATCAAAAGAGCAAATTCTGGAGAACACAGATCTTTCCACTGACAAGGCAGAGATGGTTTCAAGGTTTCTTAGGGATCCAAAGTTTTACTTAAGTCCCAAGATCAACTGATCACAAAACAACAAAGGAATCCATATTTGTAGTTTTATTTGTTTGCCTAGATACGAAAAGAAGCACTTTGAACTGTTTTAATATGGGATTTATGCTAATCCAGTATTCATTGTttcaatcaaattattaaaaagaGAGTAAGAGATGGTACTGTAAGCACCCGCAACCAAATACAGAAGACTGAAAAACAAATAAGTATCCAAACATAAAAATAGAACACTAATTAAGCCTACAACAAAAGGAAATGTTGGCAACTTAGAAAATCATAGTTAAGGTTTGAGTATAAGAATACGCTTCTTTGCTGTTGTACTTTCTTAATCATTATGCTTGCATCTTAAGGAGGTGGTCGAGATGGCGATCGATGAGATATATGTGGTTGTGGTGGGATATGAATAGGAACAGGCGGCTTTGTTTGAGTTGACACCTTGTTACTGATGAGTCCATTGGGTTGCGCATCTATTTGATGTTTTGGATTTCCTACAAGACTCATAGCTGCAATAAACAAAACAAGTACAGTTAAATAAGAGTAAGACATCTTTCTTCTCATCCTTCTTATTTATTTCTGATGAATCAGCGTTTTGACGCAAATAATTATTGTATATTAGCTATTGTGTTGAGAGTTTAGTttttggttatatatatatacatataatataAACTTTCAACGTTTTTGACTAACTTAAACTTTGTATGACTTTCATGTTTGTTTCATTTTTTTGAATAGTTGATTTAAGTCTATGTTTCAGTTTTCGTGGTGATATAAAGTCTAATTTTTTGAATAATTGATTTTTTGAATAGTTGACTTTTGAGACTGTTTGGCAAAATTTGTGACATGTCaatgtaaaatgacatattaACGGAATACCTGTTCAGACATTCATAAAGAGTTTGGTTTCAAGTTTAGCATTATAAGCATACGTTTAGCCATTTCTGCCGTGaaaataaagtattaaaaatcCCGGGTTTTGATCGACGCACGTCTGCAGCTGTTTTGACGTTCCACAGACATAGCGTTAGTGTGATACATGTTTGGTTTAACATGTAAAGAAAAAATGAAACCAACAATAATAGACCGATAATTCCAATAGGAGGTTCTGCAAAATAAATCGGTACGCCGCATCATTATCAGTTCTATGTTTTATTAGGATGTCAGCATAAGCATTCTCCTCactaaaaatatgaaatatttgagCTCGCCATTTTTTATAGAGAAATTCTTTAATGTTGTTGAAGAATTGCGGCATAGTGATGCCAAATATTAACAGACTCTAAAATATGTTTGATAGTCGAATTTGAGTCAAAATAACACACCATGTCTTTGATGTCAAGTTCCCAGGTCATACGCAAACCATGATATAACGTTATTAGCTCAACATGAAGGATGTTGGAATAACCA from Vicia villosa cultivar HV-30 ecotype Madison, WI linkage group LG4, Vvil1.0, whole genome shotgun sequence encodes the following:
- the LOC131599076 gene encoding protein PARTING DANCERS-like — its product is MDSFRRDSTTPSHGSFSSGGNGVCLMRSSWKEDQHLSFIDFISTFLSANSFRLNFVPIAPDFIFNCGGLSVAFIFVTNWDCNNVAPIFNRVQQLKAQFSRFYVVITLPGKEEIDSFIDSYFKFGMVIGKPTFIPVKDLEMGFEKMVKIAHSSGVYKQEGIEEKFKAERKKLVQGMNFYLKVVTSIPGIDDHDANALSQAIGSVQAIAKASKEQILENTDLSTDKAEMVSRFLRDPKFYLSPKIN